A region from the Manihot esculenta cultivar AM560-2 chromosome 13, M.esculenta_v8, whole genome shotgun sequence genome encodes:
- the LOC122721486 gene encoding uncharacterized protein LOC122721486: protein MAERGNTSKEGKITEAKDKIQIGTQNLGDPLTLQSSDHPGMVLVSAPLIGTNFRSWCRAIRIALGAKQKLEFIEGTVTIPDKGSDSYEQWKRCDFMVTSWILNSISRELVDGFIYTASARDLWLEITERFGECNGTMIYELRRKISLISQDNFSASVYFTKLKGFWDELGSMETLPPCTCGASKAIDEINNRNRLMQFLMGLSDAYGTVRDQILGMDPLPSVNKAYSMVLKFESQKDILGNISGNTEPLALMNRTYKQYQGKQRGPGPKRGHCSYCDMDGHVREGCFKLIGYPEWFKTKIKNNGQPSKANRNIGHERKVVAAVEGTPHKRDTPLDMPNTSTQINDLNIMMNSLQ from the coding sequence ATGGCAGAACGAGGGAATACCAGTAAAGAAGGCAAAATCACGGAGGCGAAGGACAAAATCCAGATCGGAACTCAGAATCTTGGAGATCCTCTGACTCTCCAGTCTTCGGACCATCCAGGTATGGTTTTAGTATCTGCTCCTCTGATAGGGACAAATTTTAGGTCTTGGTGTAGAGCCATTAGGATAGCCCTAGGAGCCAAACAGAAACTGGAATTTATAGAAGGCACCGTTACAATACCTGATAAAGGATCTGATTCCTATGAACAATGGAAGCGATGTGACTTTATGGTCACATCCTGGATTCTAAATTCTATATCCAGAGAGTTAGTCGATGGCTTCATTTACACAGCCTCAGCTAGGGATCTCTGGCTTGAAATTACCGAAAGATTCGGTGAGTGTAATGGAACCATGATCTATGAGTTGCGTAGGAAAATATCCTTGATATCTCAAGACAATTTCTCTGCATCTGTCTATTTCACTAAATTGAAAGGGTTTTGGGATGAATTGGGATCAATGGAGACCCTTCCTCCATGCACCTGTGGAGCATCAAAGGCAATTGATGAAATTAACAATAGAAATAGGCTAATGCAATTTCTTATGGGCTTGAGTGATGCCTACGGAACAGTAAGAGATCAGATCCTGGGGATGGATCCTCTGCCCTCTGTAAATAAAGCCTATTCTATGGTACTGAAATTTGAGTCTCAGAAGGATATTCTGGGAAACATTAGTGGGAACACTGAACCTCTAGCCTTGATGAATAGGACATATAAACAATATCAAGGAAAACAAAGGGGACCTGGCCCAAAAAGGGGGCATTGCTCCTACTGTGACATGGATGGACATGTCAGAGAGGGCTGTTTCAAGTTGATAGGCTACCCTGAGTGGTTTAAAACGAAAATTAAGAATAATGGACAGCCCTCTAAAGCAAATAGAAACATAGGACATGAACGAAAGGTTGTAGCAGCTGTTGAGGGCACCCCACATAAAAGGGACACACCTCTTGACATGCCTAACACATCTACTCAGATAAATGACCTCAATATCATGATGAACTCCTTACAATAG